In a genomic window of Vulpes vulpes isolate BD-2025 chromosome 6, VulVul3, whole genome shotgun sequence:
- the LOC140599208 gene encoding vomeronasal type-1 receptor 1-like: protein MISSDIIWGIFFIFQTCIGFMGNSLLFTLYMYTCLIFPHKKKPVDMILAHLTLANAPTLIFRGIPNIITSFGIRVEMGDTGCKTVLYIQRVTRSISLCTTALQSTFQAVTITPSSHKWAWLKYRIPAFIQPSLLFFWMINMAIYSVVLLRTVANRNITDDRLGYQIAYCKSSAHDGQISSIFLSTVFLRDLSFLSLMTCSSIYMVNILYRHHRAAQNVRSTIQSSRSPENKATHVILILVSCFVFFYWTNTFLTVYLVYTSKKKEQLEKFNNFFSSCYPTICSFFLIKNENRINFMKPPKRFFSS, encoded by the coding sequence ATGATTTCCAGTGACATaatttgggggattttctttatctttcaaactTGTATTGGTTTCATGGGGAATTCTttgttatttacattatatatgtacacatgtttaatttttcctcataAGAAGAAGCCTGTAGATATGATTCTTGCCCACTTAACTTTGGCTAATGCTCCGACGCTCATATTCAGAGGGATTCCAAATATAATTACATCTTTTGGAATTAGAGTGGAGATGGGCGATACTGGATGTAAAACAGTGCTCTATATTCAGAGAGTTACCCGGAGCATTTCTCTGTGCACAACCGCCCTCCAGAGTACATTTCAGGCAGTGACTATTACTCCAAGTAGTCATAAATGGGCCTGGCTCAAATACAGAATCCCTGCATTCATTCAACCCTCCTTACTTTTCTTCTGGATGATCAACATGGCCATCTATTCTGTGGTCCTTTTACGAACTGTGGCCAACAGGAATATCACCGATGATAGACTTGGGTATCAGATTGCTTATTGTAAAAGCAGTGCACATGATGGCCAGATATCATCAATATTTCTAAGTACGGTATTCCTTCGagatttgtcctttctctctctgatgacaTGTAGTAGCATCTACATGGTGAATATCCTTTACAGACATCACAGAGCAGCTCAGAATGTTCGCAGTACCATCCAGTCTTCACGCTCTCCTGAAAACAAAGCTACTCACGTCATTCTCATACTGGTgagctgctttgttttcttttactggaCCAACACCTTTCTTACTGTTTATTTAGTTTATACAAGTAAGAAAAAGGAGCAACTGgagaaatttaataactttttttcatcATGTTACCCAactatctgttctttctttctaattaaaaatgaaaatagaataaatttcatgaaacccccaaaaagatttttctcttcttaa